The following are encoded together in the Cynocephalus volans isolate mCynVol1 chromosome 4, mCynVol1.pri, whole genome shotgun sequence genome:
- the OOSP2 gene encoding oocyte-secreted protein 2, with translation MALEVLILLAAFLWPCAENFAVKISCSMDWVMVSVSPYAHNSNLYIFADELSLGLGCPVTRIQTYIYDFIYAVHDCGIRTKVVSEDILLFQTEIYFTPRNIHCYRQKIPLECSASRKSVWLTPVSTDNEIKLDPSPFIADFETTPEELGLLNTCQNVKVPSAQSCNYKVAKSIRVWLFHSA, from the exons ATGGCTTTAGAGGTCTTGATTCTTCTTGCTGCCTTTCTTTGGCCTTGTGCTGAGAACTTTGCTG TGAAGATAAGTTGTTCCATGGACTGGGTGATGGTCTCGGTTAGCCCATATGCACACAACAGCAATCTGTATATATTCGCTGATGAATTGTCTTTGGGATTGGGCTGCCCTGTGACTCGGatacagacatatatatatgatttcaTATACGCTGTTCATGATTGTGGCATCAGGACAAAG GTTGTTTCAGAggatattcttctttttcaaactgAGATATACTTTACCCCAAGGAATATACATTGTTACCGGCAGAAAATTCCTCTGGAGTGTTCTGCCTCTAG gAAATCAGTGTGGCTTACACCAGTTTCAACTGATAATGAAATTAAATTGGATCCTAGTCCTTTTATTGCTGACTTTGAGACAACACCAGAAGAGTTAGGATTATTAAATACTTGCCAAA atgtaaaagTTCCTTCTGCCCAGTCATGCAACTATAAAGTGGCCAAGTCGATTCGAGTCTGGCTCTTCCATAGtgcttaa
- the OOSP4B gene encoding oocyte-secreted protein 4B, with translation MKASVLLAVTSMCSDDWLVARINKRPFGNDTEVRFGDLRLGHNCPITRMLSFNYEFSYPVIYCGINKIVSQENDVVILSQVNYRPTLDITYEFQVVCFVKRLRFPSVVPFGMNGYDVNSLSDSSRGIKGQWSSAPTQSKTCEPNFSSATKE, from the exons caGTGACTTCAATGTGTTCTGATGATTGGTTGGTAGCCAGAATTAACAAAAGGCCCTTTGGTAATGACACAGAAGTCAGATTTGGTGACCTACGCCTGGGACATAACTGTCCCATAACAAGGATGCTGTCATTTAACTATGAGTTTTCTTATCCTGTCATTTATTGTGGGATCAATAAAATT GTGTCCCAAGAGAATGATGTTGTCATATTATCTCAGGTCAATTATAGACCAACATTGGATATCACCTATGAATTTCAGGTGGTTTGCTTTGTAAAGAG GCTTAGATTTCCATCTGTGGTGCCTTTTGGAATGAATGGGTATGACGTCAATTCCTTGAGTGACAGCTCCCGAGGAATAAAAGGGCAATGGTCGTCAGCTCCCACACAAAGTAAAACGTGTGAACCTAATTTTAGCAGTGCTACTAAG gaGTGA